The sequence below is a genomic window from Scatophagus argus isolate fScaArg1 chromosome 8, fScaArg1.pri, whole genome shotgun sequence.
aCAGGAGGGCCACTCTTATTCTTTCTAGCATCTGCTGTTTCACCAGGCGGATTGGTGGAGCAGTCATTCACGTCTTTGCAGGGCTGCATTTGCCACCGGGTTTGTGTATTGGGGCAGGCACTGTAACGTCTGGACATCCAAGCTGCCCGAACTTTGTTTATGCTCCAAGCTTGTCTTCCAGTCACCATATCCAGTGGCTAAACGTGGCTCTGTCAAACATGGATGTGTTGATACAACAGCTTCTGCTACATTCTGGGTGTGGGGGGTGATGGCAGCTCAGTAGGTAGGGGTACAACTGAATCAGGTGACCATGAGGGAACTTTGGTCTCAGACATCTGACACTGAGAGCAAGTTGGTTAATTTATTCCCAAAAACTCAGCTCTATGACCAGAAGCCTGAAGTTCCCTTTCTACTCCACCCTGCCTCTTTATTTGCTGTGCAAATTACTGACTGACTCTACGATCCCATCTGGAAGGATCAATCTGTAGAAGAGAACGATCCTGAGCTCCACTGTAGCGGCCATTTCAGCAACAACAGTCCGTGAATGAGCAAAGAGGAGAGAATttcaacagaacaaacaaaaggacaaaagaacCACTCAACCTTTCATTTGACGGTTACCACACCTCATATGTCTCGATGTGTAGCAGTCGGCCCAAGTGTCCGCCAGTTCACCGAATTCAATCAAATCAGTTCCTCTGGCTAAACATGaatcaaaaatggaaaattgaTGCATTGTTGCATTTCAGTTCTGGTTTGGTTCCTGTTCACTGGAAAAAAGAGGAGTTTTGCAGATTGACAGGTAACCTGCTGACTGCCCAGTTTTGGCAATTGTCATCCTACATCATCGGGACCCATGTCGGGAAATCAAACTCCGCAGAATGCCAGTAGTTTATGCAGCACTCTATGCTTCTACACTTATGTTCTTTGGTGGCTCATGACCTCACCTCACCGATTATAAGCATTATTAGTAATTTTAGACTGCAATGCAGCCACAAGTTCTAAATAATGACCAACAGGATGAAAAGGAGGTGTAATGATTCAGGGCTTATGACTGTGCAATCCCCATCACACACTTTAGTGGACttaatgaactgataaagtaCACAGAGTACAATCCGTGCACAGTACCAACAGCTTGTGACCTATTAGTCAGAGAAAATCCACACACTGATGTGGACGTGTTACCATGGCAACCTAATGATttgcataaatatatacatgGTCTATACAGATCATTCATAAGATCACGTCATGAACACAATTCACGATCAGCAGAGAgattttctttgcagtttaGCATTTGGAATTGTGTTATAATCACAttcattatatatattataaaatcCTGTGGTTgattcatttgctttcacaccacaaacaaGCAGCTCCAGAGTCCACCTTTTCAAGTGCTCTCAGCTCTCATGCCTGGTCTACACTACGGTTTCATCGACAGCTTCCACACCTGCCCAGACAAGCCGCACTAACCGGGAAAACTCAACTCTGTTTTCCTGGTTAGTGATCTTTTCTCTATACACATTTTGTTCACAAATTTGTTTGCGTCTGTGTTTGTGCGCACTTCTCCTTTGCCATGGTAACCCATCCATTGGACAGGTGCGGCATATCAAGACACTGATTAAACATGCGTGATCATTGCACACACGTGTCTTGGGCTGGTCAAAATAAAAGGCCAACTAATCTATGTGCAGTTTTATCTTGAATAAAAGAAATGCATATTCTCATAGCAGGAAATTCATGAAAACATTGAAAGTGAATGTTTATCTTCTGCCACCTGTCTGACatatctaatctaatctttaATAACCCAGAGCCTGACAGGTGGAGCAAGTTGTTGTTAGCTGTTACTCCACCAGTAGGGCTTGGTGAATTGTCAATCCaaagtaaaatgtacttttaaaacaacacaaattctTGTCCTGTGAGGATACGTTGTGTTCTTACCACTTATGATCCTGTGAGCACATAGTTGTATATGAGCATCTGTCCAGAGAGCATTCTGTTATTGCTAAGCTTTCCAAGTATGATGAACCATTTTCTATTAGATACAAGCACCCAGCAACGCACGGATGTTTCCAGGAATATTGACAGCAGCTTGTTTGGAACGATCTTAGAGATTGTTTAGCAACAGTAtcattgtcctttttttgttttttctattcTTTGGTATTGCTTTTATCCAAGAATCAGCAGCTGGTGCATTAGGCTTCTACTGGTCATTTATTGGCATAATGGACTTTTATGAACTTTATCATGTTGAGTTTGACTCACTGGAGGAGGCTGAAGCTGTGAGTTCATCCTCTGCCCCCCAACATAAGCAAACTGGGACTTGATTTATCATCACTGGTCCACCTCTGGGTTTGTGTCAGGACGTTTATGTTCTCTGGAAGTCTCCCTGTGTGCTCATGGGGTATTATGGAAAACCAGACCAGCCTGGTCATGGGTGATATTTGACTTCAGAGATATTATCGACAGTAAGTGCTGCATTAAGCTCACTGCTTcaacaaacattttgtcatgttgacACTATGCCTGAGTTGAATAAGCCATGTAGACTGTCCCTCAGTGTGAGGTCACAGCTTAATAGAATCACTGTGAGCTGTCCAGGGAAGTCAGGTAGCTAAAGTACTGAAGTACTGTATTTtgaagtacttttactgtaaATCAGTGTATGTATTCAAAACAGACATGAAGAAAACATAAGGCAAGAGGTGAAACTGCCAAGTGCATGCCTGGCTTCTTGATTTGGACTGTTTATGAACACAAGCAGCAGCTTTGACACATAACTCAAAGAGACATTTAGAGAATTTCAAAAGCCTCGGTGCCCCCGATTGCAGCAGCTAGTGTTAAAAATCATATTCCTTCTCTGAGTCATAGCTCAGTTAAATCAATCAAACTGCTTGGAAGATAACTTAGATGACTGCAGAACTTGACTAGGAATCATCACGTTTTGAAGTTTCCTTCGGTTCACATAGTGCACACCAGAGGGTACGGTGCATTGGAAAGGTACTTTCAAAACCCAGAGCCTGACTATCATCACTCtcatcagcaaacaaaactaagAGTAATAAAGACAAAATCTCTTAATATGAGTTGTTTTCATGCTTCACTATCACTATGTACTATGTACTACCTTGGATTTTAGTCAATAAGAGCTGGGACTTTTGAGGCTGAGACCCTGTTTGTAAGTGTTTTGTAACACCTTGAGCAACACAAACTAAATGACAAATAAGGTTGAAGGCAGAAATCCccaagaaaaatgacaaacaaatgaaaccaaaaagaaaaccaatCTGACAAAAAACGGGAAActgagaaaatagaaaatgcatGGTGTGAATGTATGCTTACACTCCCCATgtacgcacacgcacacacacacacacacacacactgcagggtCTTTGTGTTATTTGACCATGAACTGAAGTCGATCCATCAGCTGTTGTTGACAGGGCTTTTAAGACTGATATAAACACCTTTCAGGGTTTGAACTCTCAGCACCTTTAACACATGAAACATATTTCACTTCGACTGAGCACTTTCTCATGTACAGTATCTCTCCTGAAGTTATGTTCAGCCATAAATTGTAGTGGCTCTACCGACCTGTGGTCACCGGTCTGTCAAAAACCACTTTCTTAAAGCAAGCAATGACATTAAGGCACAAAACATCATGTTCAACCTGTTGGATGGGCTCCTTCTTGTGCATTTGTAGATTCTCCTTTTGTCTGCGTGCTCTGGTTTTCCCctaacactgaaaacacattcaggttTGATGAAGTGGAAAGCGTAAATGGCttgtaggtgtgaatgtgtttgtatgctGCCTCCTGCTGTAGACTCCAGCCCTCCTGTGACCCTGATCAGATAAAATGGACCTCTTCTTACTAACTCATGAAATGTTCAAGAATGCTTTCGTAATGTAGAAGATGCTCGTTTTTCACACAACAGTGAGGATTTGCATCCTAGCAACTTTGCAATTGGTGGTACATTTAATGTTGCTCAGGATCTGTACCATTTAATTACACAgacagttcagtgttttttttaacggACTACACAAAGAGcagggaaaaagacaaaacttaaTATCTGGTAATTATTCTGTGTAattgtgtgatgtgtttgcattACACTGCAGACAGGAGTCTGGGCAGGTGACACACAGAGGAACCCTTTACAGTTATCTTAAATGAATCAGTCTAGCGTAggtctctctccttctgtgtcaGTGATGCCCTTGTCTCACCTACAACTGTGTGAACAGTGTCcttgtctcttttcctctgtcaaaGGTACCCATGTCTCTTCTACATCTGGGCAAGAGCCCTTGTCACGGTGCCCTTGTCTCTTCTCCATCTGTATGAATGGTGCCgttctctcttctccttctgtgtgAACAGTGCCCTTGTCTCTTCTCCATCTGTGTCAGTGATGCccttgtctctttccttctgtgtgaACAGTGCCCTtgtctcttctccttctgtatGAATGGTGCCgttctctcttctccttctctgtgaaCAGTGCCCTtgtctcttctccttctgtatGAATGGTGCcgttttctcttctccttctgtgtgAGCTGTGCCCTTGTCTCTTCTCCATCTGCGTGAATGTTtgccttttgtgtgtatgtgtattatACCTACTTCCATGTTATTGCAGTAGAGGGGAGGGCTTGTATTCTGATTATGTACTACTACCATAACCTGATGGCTTGATGTCCTCCTGGATCCATGCCTTAATATTAGGTGGGTAGACTGCAAACATTTAACTAATTAAATAATCTTTTCAGAGCTTTAATTTCAGTTGATGAAAACACAGATTAACCTTTATTGGTTAGATTTGAGCAACATCTGATTGGAAACAAAACTTAAGCCAAAGAGCAGTGAAAGAGCTACAGTGTTCGTGTGTCCTATATACACCAGTGTATAGTAtagtttaattatttattggTTATTGATCACGTTAATGTCACCCAGGCCAATTCCTGCAGTAAAAAATCAATTATATTGACTGTGAAAAGGTCTGTTGTTTTGTACTGGTTATTACACCACTTTGTAGGAAATATTCCCACTAAGACAGGGTGCCTTATTGAATGTCTCTGGATGcaaatgtcatgtgtttttaGCTCTGGACATCTCTGTCTGCCAGAGCAGCGCAGTTCATTTAAAACTTGGCTTGACATCAAAATTTGTTTTAACAACAGGCTTCACTTGAGGTTTTCCTTTGCTGCTCAGTGGATGGCAGCTGAAGAATGTGCCAGCGTGCTGTACGCTTAGCTGCCACTTGACTGGCTTTACTCATCAGAAGTCAAACCCCTGTAGGACGCACGGCAAAGCTGTCGAGGATACATTTAATGTTTAGGCCAAATGGGACATGTGGAGttacttttttccccacctTTCTTAAtacctcctcttttctcctctgcataTCATCCACCTCTCATCCTATCCTTCATTTGATGCTTTCTACCTTTTGTTTAGGTATCTGGACTTTGTGGACTATGATTCTTGTCTCTTCTTGTCTAATGAACAAAATAGATTATTTCCTATGCCTTGCAAAATGGCTCATTTTGCTGATCCGACACCAGTTGGTAGGATGAAGACACACCAGCAGTTAGGAGAACTAAAACTACTTTGTTAAAGTAAGggaacaaatattttcatgacGATGGAACCTGAAGGTTGGACTGTAAATGCAATAATTAAGTAGTTTCATCAAATAATAAATGTGGATAATTTTTCTGGAGAGGTTATGTATTGTTCACATGGATACCAGAGGTTgcatttcagtaaaaaaaaaacaaagaaaaaaaatcttcacaacatgtttgttgctttttaGTTATAGTTTGGTTGAAGAGGGTTTTCATAGTTCTGTCATGCCTGGGTTTTTgatatgctttgtcttttgatttctgtccatgtgccatgttccatgtttgtctcccatgtgtttttttcatgttttaagttcaggtcaTGTTTCTTGTGAGGCAAACGAACAAAAGGTTTTTctccatgccatgccaggatctgcgttatttccatgtcatgccaggaaccttttgtttgtttgccttgccttgccatgccatgccatgccatgccatgtttttgtcaGGAATTTTGCCACAGTTATTCTCAGATCCCGAGTCACAGTAAGTTTGTGATTTTTTgagtttagctttgtttaataaaagacttttgcttggacctgcctgcctgcctgctccgTTTTCttactctgcatcggggttcagtaaatttctgcgtcagcgacgccgaccccTTCTTGACAAGTCCTAACTGTGAGGGAGAAAGCAGCACTGAGGCTGTAGGAGGGCAGTGAAAAAAGGTGATCAGCAGGTGAGTGACAGGttcaagaaaaataagaatTGCTGGACGAAGCAGAggtgttgttaaaagaaaagtgtAAATCTCAAATACTGTGGTGAGGTGAGGGATCAAAGTGATTTTGGCTGGCGGCTTACAGAAGgcgagagaggagaaaaaaagtggCCAAAGGAGGATAAAGGAAAAGGTGTTTACTGAACATGAAGCCTGTGAAACGTTGGGACTGACTTTCCTCCCCATGAATCCAGATGAAAGCAATGACCCTTTGTTGATTTCATCCCATTTAATCCACTTTAGTGGTGGAGCAGAGAATGAGATTAAAGGAAAGATGAAGGCTATAAGGAGGATTCATAAACCCAAAGGCAACTGAGCGGAGAGTtgagaagaaaaatgtcatgATTAAAAAGGACAATTTCTTCTTTCTGCAAACTAAGtataattttcattgttatcTGTAATAATTATGGTgattttacaaattaaattgGGATGTAGTGACATAATAGGACATTGCACTGTAGCAATACATTACTACAAGACACATAAGGGGGCATTTATCCATGAAGCTGCCTAGCAAAGTGAGGTCATTTAAACAGTGCATTCTTAACTTTTACAAAGACAAGAAGCCCCACatttggccctgcgattgactggcgaccagtccagggtgtaccccgcctctcgcccgtagtcagctgggataggctccagctcccccgcgaccctgacggataagcggtatagaaaatggatggatggatggaagaagCCCCACATTCACCAAATCAGCAGCAGCTACTGAGCTCACATGTCAAAAAGGCTTCACAACAATGAAGCAAAGTCTGTCCGGTTAGGACGACTGTGTGATACTGTTGTACCTGTTGTACCACTGTCTGCCccttttcactttaaaatgcTAACAGTGATTCAGAGCGCACtcacgcacgcacgcgcgcacacacacacacacacacacacacacacacacacacacacacacacacacacacacacacatatctggGCAATTTAAAGCACAACAAGATCTTTAGAGACAAAAAAGTGGACATGAGCAAGACATGAGACAAACttattaataaaagaaaagggaagagagaacACGAGAGGAGGTTGTTTGGCTCAAAGCGAAATATGATGTGATGAATAAttaaagaggaggaaaacaaaagttgGAAACTTGTTTTTCTATCTGGTGTTTGTCTGCGGACAAAACCGACCCTGGCTGACTTTCACACTGAAACTTTCAGCCTAAAAACACTCTGCTGCCTCGATACAAACCCAAACCATCAGCTTTTTGGCAGACTTCATCAGTCCAttataataatgttttaatAGAGGCATGACGTTGGCACTGAAATTCAAACCGACAGCTGCTGTCTTCTGTGAAAGGAAACGAAAAGATGTGTGCAATACGTGAGGATAAATCTAAGGTGGAGTACACTTCAAGTtaactttgtgaccttttatTGTGACCAGTCTTAAGCACACCAACAAGTTTGTGTttaaaatctaataaataaGTCTTTTGTATGCATAAAAAACCCCTTTCCTTCTCAATGTCTACCATCAAACTTCTGTATCTCACAAATACGTGGAATGTGAGAGGCTGGAGATATCAGAAAGTACAGTTTGATGGGTAGGTGATTCCTAGAAAGTACAGCTCCGAACTGCCACAGAAATACCCCCAATGATACGGCACAACGGGAGGAACGAGCCTGGCAGATCACATGACTGACATAGGGATTTCTGAATGACGtcagagagagcgagggagagagagagagagagagagagagagcggcaAAGCGGCGCCTCTCCCACAGAGGTAAGACCGGAGGACAGTGACTGTGCTGGGGACACAGAGGAGGCTAAAGCCGCCTGAACTCACTTTATGCGCTTCAGTATCTGTGAAATACTTTTTGTTATGTCATCGACTGATTATACAGTAAGTCGTCTCAGTTCCTTTTGATGGTACATCATACATGAATATGATAGCAGCTTAGGACTTAAGAGCGgaatgattttctttctttacaacGACTTACTtcgtgtgggtgtgttttttgtttttttgtttttttaaaaaaataacttctgCTCTCAAGTAAAAGCGAGTTAATTTGACAGCAGGAAATGATGATGCATTGCTAAATAATAACGTGAAGTTCATGATACTTGAGCTTTAGTTAGAGAAAAACATGTTAGCAGTCCAGGGTCTGATCCACTTCTGCTTGGACTTTGTGTCAGACAGTGAACGATGCACCTATTTAAATACACCCACTTTATCTCTTGTGATGTTTAAAACGTGTGATGCACCTCACTGATGTAAACGTCTCTCTTGTTGTCCAGATTTAGGGAAGCGCCAGTCGTGCGTAAAACCCTGGCACCGTCTCCAAAGcgcacagagagaaaacttaCCCGACACCCTAAACAAGCGTCGTATCGTGGACACATCCAGCctattaaaaactatttttaaatcTTCCATACCGGGGGAGGAGacagtcagaggaggaggggcaggatATATTATGCGCAACATCACAACATCGGTGGGATGTGATTTTAACGCCGACTTCATAAACGAATGAACACGCGTGGAGATAAAGTGTCGGATGTTTTAGAAAGACATGGGAACTGTAATCCAACACTCAAACAAAAGTGAAGGTGGACCGCTCATCTAGTGAGCATGAAGCGGGGCGTCTGGAGCGTTTTCACAGCTGGGACACTGAACAGACCCACATTTTACCGCGGACGAACCCTCCTCGGGTGAGATTTTCTTACAGGATAATGACTTGTGCATATGATTTCATTGATTTGCTCTGTAACTGTCTGTAAGTAGAGAAGCGGGGTGCATGGGAACAGTCTaatataatttttctttttgtaataccccagaaactgaaacaacagtgaAGTTACTGACCATAAATTGAGTAGAGGACTGCTGGTGGTCCCTGGATCAGATTCAGAACTGTTGCTCTCAGTACAGGTCTCTTCATCTGCCAGTGGTCAGAGGCTTAGCTTCTCTCCAGTGAGATAAGGAAGGataattcaatttttttttctcttttggaaACAGTGCATAGCCAACCTTTTAGGCTCAGTGACGACTGCCTGTCAAATAAATGTCCAAAAATGAAGTCAAAGACACTGATGTTTCTCGATTGAACAAACGGAGAATTCATTTAAAATCGGTGGATATTCTTCTCACAATGCTCAGAGACTCTTAGTTTGCCAACTTCCATCTCTTCAAACATGGAGAACGTGTCCATCCATGGCGGCGTCCTGCCCGTGTGCAACGACTCGGTGGACTTCTACTCCCTCACATCAGGCAACCAAACTGACCTGAACTGCACCCCTCCCTCTGAGTTTAACTTCTACGCTGACCTTTACATCATTTTACCTGTCATCTACTCTGTCATCTGCGCAGTGGGACTGACCGGCAACACAGCTGTGATCTACATGATCCTCAAAGCCCCCAAGATGAAAACAGTAACCAACATGTTCATCCTGAACTTGGCCATTGCTGATGATTTGTTCACTCTGGTGCTGCCGATCAACATAGCTGAACACTTGCTGCACTACTGGCCTTTCGGTGATGTTTTGTGCAAAGTCATCCTTAGCATAGACCACTACAACATCTTCTCCAGTATCTATTTCCTGACAGTGATGAGCATTGATCGCTACCTGGTCGTTTTGGCCACAGTCAGGTCCAAGCGCATGCCTTACCGCACTTACCGAGCAGCCAAAATAATCTCATTGTGCGTCTGGATCCTCGTCATCCTCATCGTCATGCCTTTCACTGTTTTCGCTGGTGTTTACGTCAACCCAAACGATGGGAGGAAGAGCTGCGTGCTCAGCTTCCCCAGCCCTGAGAGTTTGTGGTTCAAAGCAAGCCGGATCTACACCCTCATCCTGGGCTTTGCCATTCCGGTCTCAACCATCTGTATCTTATACACAATGATGCTCTACAAGCTGAGGAACATGCGTCTCAACAGCAATGCCAAGGCGCTGGACAAAGCCAAGAAGAGAGTCACCATCATGGTGTTTATTGTCTTGGCTGTGTGCTTGTTCTGCTGGACGCCATTCCACCTCAGTACCATTGTGGCTTTGACGACTGACCTGAGGACGACACCGCTGCTGATTGGAATCTCCTACTTCATCACCAGCCTGAGCTACGCCAACTCCTGCCTCAACCCATTTCTCTACGCCTTCCTGGATGACAGCTTCAGGAAGGCCTTTAAGAAGATGTTGGAATGTAGACCCACATAACTGTGATGGAAAAATATCATGGGAACCTGAATTGTTCTGATTTGTTGTGAATGTCAGtttgttaaagctgcactagGCAACTTTGCACATTGTTTGCACATGATAGCACGAgttagctttatttatttattgtagaTATGtagaaaacatgtaaaattaTGCCTGTAGACTGAACACAATGCTGTTAATGTGACAAAACCtcaatttaaatttcttttgaTGCAGTAAACGTACgtgatgagaggaaaaacaacagaacattTGTGAGTCCAACTTTGTCTGGACAAAGAGCTGTTTGGGTGTTGCTCTTGAATTTAAATTCATCACTTTATGCGGGTAGAGAAGATCTGCTGCCAGCACAAATCAATCTGGAGCCTGTTACACTAGagagacaaaagtactgggacaaacctgttttttttttttttttttatccaggtGTGGCATGAGGTTGTTTCTCAAGATTTGTGTTTggctcctgacttccagtgaagggaaatcttaatgcttcagcacaccaagacattttggacaatgctatgcttccatctttgtggcaacagtttgttgaaggcccttttctattccagcatgactgtgccccagtgcacaaagcaaagctccataaagacatggttggatgagtttggtgtggaagaacttgactggcccacacagagtcctgacctcaaccccatccaacacctttgggatgaactggaacggagattgtgagccaggccttttggtccaacatcagtgtgtgacctcacaaatgctctactgcatgaatgggcacaaagtcccacagaaacactccaacatgttgtggaaagccttcacagaagagtggaagctgttagagctgcacGAGATGtcaagtccctgttggtgtgatgatccccaatacttttgtctatatagtgtatgatgGACAGGATGATCTTCTTTCTCATTTTACCAAATTTACCTGGTGCAGGTTTTTATGGCTCAGAGAGCTCAATGAGAGAATTTGGAGGTTGACAGAAATGGGCAGTATTGTTTGCAATAAGGAAAAATAACAGTGACAtacaagacaataaaacaacaacgACAGCATTGATATAACTGTTAGCAGAATTGTCCATTGTCTGAAGAACTGGCCATTAAATCTGAAAGTTTTCCAAATGAAGGCTGCAAATAAAATTGTCAAtgacaaacaaaccaaaaaaaaaaaaataaataaataaaggaaaaaataaatccaattATGAGACAAAGAGTTGAATCAGGCCACCACAAACAACCATGACCTTCTGTGCACTCTGTCTGAACTCAGAGGGC
It includes:
- the npbwr2b gene encoding neuropeptides B/W receptor type 2b → MENVSIHGGVLPVCNDSVDFYSLTSGNQTDLNCTPPSEFNFYADLYIILPVIYSVICAVGLTGNTAVIYMILKAPKMKTVTNMFILNLAIADDLFTLVLPINIAEHLLHYWPFGDVLCKVILSIDHYNIFSSIYFLTVMSIDRYLVVLATVRSKRMPYRTYRAAKIISLCVWILVILIVMPFTVFAGVYVNPNDGRKSCVLSFPSPESLWFKASRIYTLILGFAIPVSTICILYTMMLYKLRNMRLNSNAKALDKAKKRVTIMVFIVLAVCLFCWTPFHLSTIVALTTDLRTTPLLIGISYFITSLSYANSCLNPFLYAFLDDSFRKAFKKMLECRPT